The region GGTGTGACCGCCAAGGGCGGTGCCAAGGTCGCCACTTGGGCCGGCAGGGATTTCCCGGCCACCATCCCGGACGGTGCCACCAGCGCCTATGTGACCCCGGGCTCGGGAGTGCTCTACCGCCAGGTGAGCGGTCGCCAGATCAAGAACGGACCGGTCTTCCTGGTGACCGACACCGGCCTTCGCTACTCGGTCCAGTCCAACAACGACAGCGATTCCGGCACATCGAAAATCGGCGACGACGGCTCCGGCAAGGACAAGGCCACTGAGACGCAGCAGGACGTCAACAAGGCCCAGCGCAGCCTCGGATACCAGGACGTCAACCCGACCCCGGTGCCCGCGGACTGGTCCGAATTCCTGCCCACCGGTCCACGCCTCGATGCCAACAGCGCCAAGCAGCCCCAGGGTTCATAGGACATGAGGAAGCCGAAACACATGCGGCGCATCATCAAACCTTTCGCCCTGTCGGCGGCGACGGCCCTCACGGCGCTGACCGCGGCAGCCGGACCCTCGCCTTCCGCGGCAGCCGGACCTACATCGCCCTCCGCGGCGCCGAATCTGTCCCTCGCGGGCAGCGGCGAATGCAGTTATCCCGCCAAACAGATCAAGGGCACGCCCTGGTCCCTTCAGCGCGTCATGCTCGACCAGCTGTGGAACGACACCAAGGGGCTGGACCCGAAGGGCCGTCCGGTCAAGGTCGCCGTCATCGACACCGGTGTCGACAACACCAATCCCCAGCTCAAGGACGCCGTCGACGCCAAGAGCGGCAAGGAAGTCCGCAGGGCCGGCAAGAAGGGCCTGTCCAAGGGGAAAAAAGGCGACGGGACGGACGACTCGGTCGGCCACGGCACCAAGGTCGCCGGCATTATCGCCGCCCGCCCGCACACGGGCACGGGGTTCGTCGGCATCGCACCGAAAGCCGAGATCATCCCGATCCGGCAGAACGACGAAAAGGGCTCCGGTACCACCGACACCATGGCCACGGCCATCGACTGGGCGGTCCACGCGGGGGCCCGCGTCATCAATATCTCCCAGGACACCGTCAAGCCGCTCCAGGCAAACAGCAATCTGCAGCAGGCCGTTGAGAACGCGCTGCAAGCGGACGTCGTCGTGGTCGCCTCCGCCGGCAACGACGGTCTCGACGGCAAGGTCAAGAAGACCTACCCGGCCGCTTACGACGGCGTCCTCGCCGTCGGCGCCTCGGACCGCAACAACGAGCGCGCCCCCTTCTCCCAGTCCGGTGACTTCGTCGATGTCGCCGCTCCCGGGGTCGAAATGGTCTCCACCGTCCCCAAGGGCGGCCAATGCGTGGACAACGGCACCAGCTTCTCCGCGCCCTACGTCGCCGGCGTCGCCGCCCTGATCCGTGCCAAGCACCCGGACTGGAAGCAGGACGAGGTGGTCGCCCAGATCGAGCAGACCGCCGAGCGAGCCGTCAACGAGCACGACCGCTTCATCGGCTGGGGCGTCGTCGACCCCGTCCGCGCCCTCACCGAGGACGAAACCCGCATCGACCACGTCACCCTGGACAAGGGCGCCGCCCACGATGTCTCCGCTCCCGATCCCGCCCCCATGCCCTTGGGCGAGACCCCTGAGGAGCGAAGGGAACGCCTCGCGACCTACTCCGTGGGAGCCGCGGCCGTCGTGGTGGCGGGCATAGCGGGCCTGGCAGCGGTCCTCAACGAACGGAGGCGCCGTCGCTCCGGAGCAGCTGAGTAGGAGTACTCAGGGAGGCGCCTGATCATCCTCCTACACTGAGCTATTTGACGTCACTGTGAATCATGCAAGGCGGGGGAGCGTATGCCGACGTTCGAGGCGGAATGGGCGCAGATGAAGCGCGAGGCGTCCGGTGACACCGGGATGAGTCTCGCGAGCGCCGACGACAAGCCGGCCTGGGCGCAGAGCGGCTCCGGCAACCTGAAGTCCAACAAGAACGCTTGGACGACAGCGAGCAGGGCAGTCGGCAAGCTCCGGGGGGACATCACAACGGCGCTGACAAAGCTGGAGGAGGAGCAGACCGGCCTGGGCGCGGGCAGCGACTCCGGCGGCGGAATCCAGAGCGCGGCGGCCCAGCGGGAGCTCTACCGCTCCTGGAAGCGCTATCTGAAGGGCGTAAGCGCGAAGTGCGGCGCGATCCAGGACCGGCTTGAAAGGGCCGGGGATCACCAGTACAAGAACGACGAGGCCACCAAGTGCGCGTTCGACGGGCTGGACGTCCTGTACAAGGACACGAAGCCCGTCGGCGGCGACAGCCGGGGCCGGTGAAGCGGCGGTGGATTACGCGACACTCAAGTCCCTCAAGCCCTCGGAGTTCGAGGATGCCGCGGGCGGCTATCGGACCGTCGGGGACATGGCCAGTCAGGTCAAGGACGACCTCGAGCAGCAGATAGCCGCAGGCATGCGGAAAACTCTCGAAGGCGAGGCCGTTGACGCCGCCGTGGTGCAGCTCCGGAAGCTGGCGACCAACTTCCATTACACCCAGGTCGAGTGCGCTCTCATCACCACTGCCCTCAACTCTCTGGCCTACGAACTACGAGCAGCCAAGGACAAGCTCGACGCCGCTGTGGAGGACGCCGAGGCGGAAAAGTTCACGGTGGGCTCCGACGGCTCGGTGAGCTACCCGGCGGCCGGTGACAAGGTCGACGGGAAAGTGCCGGAGGGCGGCACGGTCCAGGGCAGCGCGAAGGGCAAGCCGACGAACCAGCCGATCGACCCGACCGGCGACGCGAACGACACAGCCGACGCCCTGGAGCGCCAGGCGGCGAACATCCACCCCAACCCGAACTTCGGCCGTGCGGTGGCGATCGCCAATCGCATCGCGCAAGCCGTCTATGACGCCACGCAGGCCGACAAGAAGTGGGCCCCCAAGCTGCGCAGCCTGAAGGCCGATGACGACCTGCACGT is a window of Streptomyces violaceusniger Tu 4113 DNA encoding:
- the mycP gene encoding type VII secretion-associated serine protease mycosin — its product is MRRIIKPFALSAATALTALTAAAGPSPSAAAGPTSPSAAPNLSLAGSGECSYPAKQIKGTPWSLQRVMLDQLWNDTKGLDPKGRPVKVAVIDTGVDNTNPQLKDAVDAKSGKEVRRAGKKGLSKGKKGDGTDDSVGHGTKVAGIIAARPHTGTGFVGIAPKAEIIPIRQNDEKGSGTTDTMATAIDWAVHAGARVINISQDTVKPLQANSNLQQAVENALQADVVVVASAGNDGLDGKVKKTYPAAYDGVLAVGASDRNNERAPFSQSGDFVDVAAPGVEMVSTVPKGGQCVDNGTSFSAPYVAGVAALIRAKHPDWKQDEVVAQIEQTAERAVNEHDRFIGWGVVDPVRALTEDETRIDHVTLDKGAAHDVSAPDPAPMPLGETPEERRERLATYSVGAAAVVVAGIAGLAAVLNERRRRRSGAAE